In Metarhizium brunneum chromosome 3, complete sequence, a genomic segment contains:
- the YBT1 gene encoding ATP-dependent bile acid permease has product MGFAQCTWPIWRVDDLTLCFRQDYLKVLLPLAVIVVSFLRLAWSNIGRLVSSGKPKGYKPIANDHTALPPDIDDEDDDDDTEGDPYLEINGNRLALAKTISRGSVVEADTPHGQRLSQAVEELAIVGLIAVNAIALIKGAYGSAGRLVAITGLLTWIYVLVLASLRLLVGGTKWAIPHLWNHTASIYAINWVLNIFIFRSALINSTSQLVKILACTEFGLITLLFMLAATTRKGNKTVLMEWEDGIEPSREPLASLFSLATFAWVDAIVYKGWKKTMEIDDVWNLLPKDKAAAVIADYRQLKKTGALAWHMLKYFKGMLFFQCFLAFVSGFFTFAPTLLLRAILEYVEEPDRAPINVLWLYVIGLPILDTIRSYADGMALWTGRKICIRVRAIIIGDIYAKALRRKAAAGKDKVLGESSKKTKTDADPDSEGTIAKIKRALGLRKRNKNKNASASDTESAGSINVDDSKPAGDDDQANLGTIINLMSVDSFKIAEITAYLHFLCAAAPTQLIISVVLLWQVMGLSAIPGLVVMVFLLPVNYFLAKGFNITSKNIMKATDKRINVTNEVLQNIRIIKYFAWEERFGRSIDEKREAELNALRSRFTLWACAVAIWNSVPVLITFFSFLVYTLIEKKPLYPSIAFTAISLFMLLRVPLDQLGDMFAHVQEAKVSIDRVEEFLNEEETEKYEQLGQDNVDEQGVKHIGFKDATLIWGGKDTVAEDGSRAFRLMDLNVDFEMGKLNIIAGSTGSGKSSMLMGLLGEMTLMEGKIFCPGGRSREDVKPDPETRLADTVAYVAQSAWLVNANIRDNILFSAPYDPQRYRDVIVACALERDLEILDHGDETLVGEKGITLSGGQKQRISLARALYSNSAHVLMDDCLSAVDSHTAQWIFTNCIRGPLMANRTCILVTHNVTLCVPSADYVVYLDNGRVISQGSAQKVIASGVLGEEIQKSRPASSAGSQGPSRVPSRVPSSVGDGETMVNSNGESQDGSAASKKAKSKKPQIDAMDEGKASGAVKWPVMKVYVQAMGPWWFWVLAVIVFNLQQLATVATNVWVRQWANQYVEEESMVAVGTLSQSYGSGAFSKGSWASISRLGSNALAAESSSGKVYGQVSFSALVTPQVNVAYYLSGLAIIGILGSFAAFVRDVWIFYGSLTASRKLHDRLMGAVTRAKFKFFDVTPLGQLMNRFSKDLEAVDQEIAATAIGVMSCALSLIVTVVLIAVITPGFLIAAVFIGGIFYFVATFYLRASRDLKRLESVQRSPLFQQFGETLSGMTTIRAYGDERRFIRDNLAKVNTQSRPFIYLWACNRWLSFRADLLGNLVSFSAGVFIILSLGKIDAGAAGISLSYAMNFTENVLWLVRLYGMNEQNMNSMERVKEYLDLDQEAAAVVEKNRPPESWPDKGNVEFVDYTTRYREDLDPVLKGITLKINAREKVGIVGRTGAGKSSLALAIFRALEAEKGRIVIDGINIGKIGLRDLRENITIVPQDPTLFMGTIRTNLDPFDQYTDEQVFEALRRVQLIGADEPATNPTTPTIQVAKDSQVTRSPVPSVMTNKNIFLDLSSPVTESGSNLSQGQRQLLCLARAMLKKPTVLVMDEATASIDYNTDSKIQETIRELTGTVVTIAHRLQTIVDYDKVLVLDHGEVKQFGHPWELLSDEEGQFYSMCEMSGELDVLVKAAKRKWDEDRLVDVGDA; this is encoded by the exons ATGGGCTTCGCTCAATGCACTTGGCCAATATGGCGGGTTGATGACCTCACCTTGTGTTTTCGACAAGA CTATCTCAAGGTTCTCCTCCCGTTAGCGGTCATTGTCGTCTCGTTTTTACGTCTCGCCTGGTCAAACATCGGACGGCTGGTTTCATCAGGCAAGCCCAAGGGCTACAAGCCCATTGCGAACGACCATACAGCTCTACCACCCGATatcgatgacgaggatgacgatgacgacacTGAAGGCGATCCCTATCTCGAAATCAACGGCAACcggctcgccctcgccaaaaCTATCAGCAGAGGGTCCGTTGTCGAGGCCGACACGCCACATGGGCAACGGTTGTCCCAAGCTGTTGAAGAACTTGCCATCGTCGGATTGATTGCTGTGAATGCAATCGCTCTGATCAAGGGTGCTTACGGATCCGCGGGGCGTCTTGTGGCGATAACCGGACTACTCACTTGGATCTATGTTCTGGTGTTGGCCTCTCTGCGACTGTTGGTTGGTGGCACCAAATGGGCGATTCCCCATCTATGGAATCACACAGCCAGCATTTATGCCATTAACTGGGTGTTGAACATCTTCATATTCCGCTCCGCGCTCATCAACTCTACCTCTCAACTGGTAAAGATTCTTGCCTGCACCGAGTTTGGGCTTATCACACTGTTGTTCATGCTGGCAGCGACCACTAGAAAGGGGAATAAGACGGTGCTGATGGAATGGGAGGACGGGATCGAACCATCTCGCGAACCACTTGCGAGTCTCTTCTCGCTCGCTACTTTTGCATGGGTGGATGCTATTGTGTATAAAGGCTGGAAGAAGACCATGGAGATTGATGATGTTTGGAACTTGCTacccaaggacaaggctgcgGCTGTGATTGCCGACTATCGCCAACTGAAGAAGACTGGTGCTCTGGCATGGCACATGCTGAAATACTTCAAGGGCATGTTATTCTTCCAATGCTTCCTAGCCTTTGTCTCCGGCTTCTTCACATTTGCGCCAACGCTCCTCTTGAGGGCCATTCTCGAGTATGTCGAGGAACCTGATCGCGCTCCTATTAACGTTCTTTGGCTTTATGTCATTGGACTTCCTATCCTTGACACCATCCGATCCTATGCTGATGGTATGGCGCTCTGGACTGGTCGGAAGATTTGCATCCGCGTTCGTGCCATTATTATTGGCGACATTTACGCCAAGGCCCTCCGTCGAAAAGCTGCGGCCGGCAAAGACAAGGTCCTTGGGGAGAGCTCAAAGAAGACCAAAACGGACGCTGATCCCGACAGTGAGGGTACAATTGCCAAGATCAAACGCGCCCTTGGTCTACGGAAGCGtaacaagaacaagaatgcCTCGGCGAGCGACACAGAGTCTGCTGGTAGCATCAATGTCGACGACAGCAAACCCGCTGGTGACGATGATCAGGCTAACTTGGGAACCATCATCAATCTGATGTCAGTGGATAGCTTCAAGATTGCCGAAATCACTGCTTACCTCCACTTTCTATGCGCTGCGGCTCCAACGCAGCTTATCATCTCTGTCGTCTTACTCTGGCAGGTCATGGGACTCAGTGCTATTCCTGGTCTGGTCGTCATGGTTTTCCTTCTCCCCGTCAACTATTTCCTGGCAAAGGGTTTTAACATAACCTCCAAGAACATTATGAAAGCTACTGACAAGCGAATCAATGTGACCAACGAAGTCCTCCAAAATATCCGTATCATCAAATACTTTGCTTGGGAAGAGAGATTTGGGCGCTCCATCGATGAAAAGCGAGAGGCTGAGCTTAATGCGCTACGATCCCGATTCACCCTCTGGGCATGCGCTGTGGCCATCTGGAACTCTGTTCCAGTCCTAATCACATTCTTCTCTTTCCTTGTATACACTCTGATTGAAAAGAAACCTCTGTATCCCTCCATTGCCTTCACCGCCATCTCCCTCTTCATGCTGCTACGAGTTCCCCTCGACCAATTGGGTGATATGTTTGCCCATGTGCAGGAAGCAAAGGTCTCTATTGATCGTGTTGAAGAGTTCTTGAATGAAGAAGAGACTGAGAAATATGAGCAGCTTGGACAAGACAATGTGGACGAACAAGGTGTGAAGCATATTGGATTCAAGGACGCAACCCTGATTTGGGGTGGCAAGGACACGGTTGCTGAGGACGGTTCGCGAGCCTTCCGATTGATGGACCTGAATGTCGACTTTGAGATGGGCAAGCTCAATATCATTGCAGGCTCTACAGGGAGTGGAAAATCATCAATGTTGATGGGGCTTCTTGGCGAGATGACATTAATGGAGGGCAAGATTTTTTGCCCTGGTGGTCGAAGCAGAGAAGATGTCAAGCCTGACCCCGAAACTCGGTTGGCTGATACTGTCGCTTACGTTGCTCAGTCTGCGTGGCTCGTCAATGCCAACATTCGGGACAACATTCTCTTTTCGGCGCCATACGACCCACAACGATATAGAGATGTTATTGTCGCCTGTGCCTTGGAACGCGATCTTGAGATTTTGGACCATGGTGACGAGACACTCGTTGGAGAAAAAGGCATCACGCTTTCGGGTGGACAGAAGCAGCGAATTTCTCTGGCTCGGGCTCTGTATTCCAACTCTGCCCACGTTCTCATGGACGACTGCCTGAGCGCCGTTGACTCTCACACCGCCCAATGGATCTTCACCAACTGCATCCGTGGTCCCCTAATGGCAAACCGAACTTGCATTTTGGTTACCCACAATGTGACCCTATGCGTACCCTCGGCTGACTACGTAGTGTATCTTGACAATGGTCGTGTCATATCTCAGGGCTCGGCGCAAAAGGTTATTGCTTCCGGAGTCTTGGGTGAAGAGATTCAGAAATCCCGCCCTGCGTCTTCGGCTGGTTCCCAAGGTCCATCACGAGTACCCTCCAGAGTTCCGTCAAGTGTTGGCGACGGTGAGACAATGGTCAACAGCAATGGCGAATCCCAAGACGGTAGTGCCGCTTCAAAGAAGGCCAAATCGAAGAAGCCCCAGATTGATGCTATGGACGAGGGCAAGGCCTCGGGTGCTGTCAAATGGCCAGTGATGAAGGTTTATGTTCAAGCCATGGGCCCCTGGTGGTTCTGGGTTTtggccgtcatcgtcttcaatCTTCAGCAATTGGCCACAGTTGCAACCAATGTGTGGGTCAGACAATGGGCGAACCAATACGTCGAAGAAGAGTCAATGGTTGCAGTCGGTACGCTCTCTCAGTCATACGGCTCCGGGGCATTCTCCAAAGGATCCTGGGCATCCATTTCCCGTCTTGGCAGCAACGCTCTTGCTGCCGAATCAAGTTCTGGCAAGGTCTATGGTCAGGTGTCATTTTCCGCGCTGGTCACCCCTCAGGTCAACGTGGCGTACTATCTGTCGGGACTGGCTATTATCGGTATACTCGGTTCTTTCGCCGCATTTGTGCGGGATGTCTGGATCTTCTACGGGTCTCtgacagcatcaagaaaACTTCACGATAGGCTCATGGGTGCAGTGACTCGTGCCAAGTTCAAGTTCTTTGATGTGACACCCCTCGGTCAACTGATGAACCGCTTCAGTAAAGACCTCGAAGCAGTCGACCAGGAAATAGCGGCTACTGCCATTGGTGTCATGTCATGTGCGCTCTCTCTGATAGTAACGGTTGTCCTGATCGCCGTCATCACTCCCGGTTTCTTGATCGCTGCCGTCTTTATTGGTGGCATCTTCTACTTTGTCGCCACTTTCTACCTACGTGCTTCTCGTGATCTCAAGCGCCTCGAGTCTGTGCAGCGAAGTCCACTGTTCCAGCAGTTTGGCGAGACTCTGAGTGGTATGACAACCATTCGTGCTTATGGTGACGAGAGGCGTTTCATTCGCgacaacttggccaaggtGAACACGCAGAGCAGGCCATTCATCTACCTCTGGGCCTGTAACAGATGGCTCTCATTCCGTGCCGACCTGCTGGGTAACCTGGTTTCCTTCTCTGCTGGTGTTTTTATCATTCTGAGCCTGGGCAAGATTGATGCGGGTGCAGCGGGTATCTCACTGAGCTATGCCATGAATTTTACGGAGAATGTTCTCTGGTTAGTGCGTTTATATGGTATGAACGAACAGAACATGAACTCAATGGAGAGAGTTAAGGAGTACCTTGATCTTGAtcaggaggcggcggcggtggtggaaaAGAACCGCCCACCAGAGTCATGGCCGGACAAGGGCAACGTCGAGTTTGTTGACTACACGACTCGTTACCGAGAGGATCTGGACCCGGTCCTCAAGGGCATCACCCTCAAGATCAACGCCAGGGAGAAGGTTGGTATTGTTGGACGGACGGGAGCTGGCAAGAGTTCACTGGCGCTGGCGATATTCCGCGCGCTGGAGGCCGAGAAGGGCCGCATCGTCATTGACGGCATCAATATCGGCAAGATTGGCCTGCGAGATTTGCGAGAGAACATCACCATTGTGCCCCAGGATCCGACCTTGTTCATGGGCACAATCCGGACCAACTTGGACCCCTTTGATCAGTATACGGATGAGCAAGTGTTTGAAGCGCTTCGCCGGGTCCAGCTGATTGGAGCAGACGAGCCAGCCACCaacccgacgacgccaactATCCAAGTGGCAAAAGATTCTCAAGTCACCCGATCGCCGGTACCTTCTGTGATGACAAACAAGAACATCTTCTTGGATCTCTCATCACCAGTTACCGAGTCTGGATCAAACCTGTCACAAGGCCAGCGACAACTGCTGTGCTTGGCTCGGGCTATGCTTAAGAAACCAACAGTGCTCGTAATGGACGAAGCCACTGCTTCAATTGACTACAACACCGACTCCAAAATTCAAGAAACCATCCGAGAGCTTACGGGCACTGTCGTCACGATTGCTCACCGTCTGCAGACGATTGTGGACTATGACaaggtgctggtgctggaccACGGTGAAGTAAAGCAGTTTGGGCACCCGTGGGAGCTACTTAGCGACGAGGAAGGGCAGTTCTACAGCATGTGTGAGATGAGCGGTGAGCTTGACGTTTTAGTCAAGGCAGCAAAGAGGAAGTGGGATGAGGATAGGCTGGTGGACGTCGGCGACGCCTAA
- the HOY1 gene encoding Homeobox protein HOY1, which translates to MATEVEHTVALTTASSVPDPGSFPESDVVTPTSSNKLSPSQSSSGGNGHSNSKRPPRKSTLTQQQKNQKRQRATQDQLGILEMEFNKNPTPTAGVRERIADEINMTERSVQIWFQNRRAKIKLLAKKSLETGEDIDSIPESMRAYLAMQAMETGKGLGGNYLGRTGLMPFGHNGMLLGGDQAQGKVLIHHLTCRSLSIGKWTRVGQNTMDLIIFYSPDKCTMTYYINNEQAGYKIEYPFSYIKNIWLENNEADPNKMGGIVIELNRAPHFFMDSSSTTSGFYQVGDFTEDLQATQCMIHQLGGNPKVLTNQLAKLVSLDSFMNRHNPQHFPAAVVADPHAISVSAPVSPTARPASQPNFQQPHAGMMQEHWGMNQMHSAMRPPPHGHKRQRSRSVPGPIDFAMFQNQPMPSFYIQPPGEMGPPQHNPNIYAPVPQQPSGMGHNLRIDTQAGFGLDMRQYPMSATTASPSEFPPSPAGTYLSQGPDTGPLPPTNFGTPYSNGAFLSPMVGPEHNGGTMSPMPYNGAAEPSIVEQSPPMSMMGRPGSAEVYGGGHDASCAVSEDGTSLNEMYSKHTINLPMHGQSPNNFVHPQQGDLDMDQLVQFDHVEPVSLSPESVAHPT; encoded by the exons ATGGCCACCGAGGTCGAGCATACCGTGGCCTTGACCACTGCTTCTTCCGTGCCAGATCCTGGCTCTTTTCCCGAAAGTGATGTTGTTACGCCTACGTCTTCAAACAAGCTTTCACCATCACAGTCAAGTTCTGGTGGCAATGGGCACTCTAATTCTAAGCGACCTCCGAGAAAGAGTACTCTGACCCAGCAGCAGAAGAACCAGAAGAGACAAAGAGCAACCCAGGATCAGCTTGGTATCCTAGAGATGGAGTTCAATAAAAACCCAACCCCCACCGCTGGAGTTAGGGAAAGAATAGCGGACGAAATCAACATGACCGAGAGGTCTGTTCAAATTTGGTTTCAGAACCG ACGAGCCAAAATTAAGTTGTTGGCAAAGAAGAGTCTCGAAACGGGTGAAGATATCGACTCTATTCCAGAGTCTATGAGGGCATACCTGGCCATGCAAGCCATGGAAACTGGCAAGGGTCTTGGCGGTAACTACCTTGGTCGTACCGGTTTGATGCCTTTTGGTCACAATGGCATgcttcttggcggcgacCAAGCTCAAGGCAAAGTTT TGATCCACCATCTTACCTGCCGCTCCCTAAGTATTGGAAAATGGACTCGAGTTGGACAAAATACCATGGACCTTATCATCTTTTATTCACCCGACAAGTGTACCATGACCTACTACATTAACAACGAACAGGCGGGATACAAGATTGAGTATCCGTTTTCGTACATCAAAAACATCTGGCTGGAAAATAATGAGGCAGACCCAAACAAGATGGGTGGCATTGTCATCGAATTGAACCGTGCCCCCCACTTCTTCATGGATTCATCCTCAACAACTAGCGGCTTCTACCAAGTTGGCGACTTCACAGAGGATCTCCAGGCCACTCAATGTATGATCCATCAGCTAGGTGGAAACCCAAAGGTTTTGACAAACCAGCTGGCTAAACTCGTTTCCCTCGATTCGTTCATGAACCGACACAACCCTCAGCACTTCCccgccgccgttgtcgcCGACCCGCACGCGATTTCTGTGTCAGCTCCAGTGTCACCAACTGCACGACCTGCATCACAACCCAACTTTCAGCAGCCGCACGCTGGCATGATGCAGGAACATTGGGGTATGAACCAGATGCACTCGGCCATGCGACCACCGCCACACGGCCACAAGAGACAGCGCAGTCGGTCTGTTCCTGGGCCGATCGACTTTGCCATGTTCCAAAACCAGCCAATGCCCTCGTTTTACATTCAACCGCCCGGTGAGATGGGCCCTCCTCAACATAATCCGAATATTTATGCCCCCGTCCCGCAACAGCCAAGCGGTATGGGCCACAACTTAAGGATCGATACTCAGGCTGGTTTCGGACTGGATATGCGACAGTACCCAATGTCGGCCACGACTGCCTCACCTTCCGAGTTCCCCCCCAGCCCTGCTGGGACATATCTGTCACAGGGACCAGACACAGGGCCTCTTCCGCCCACCAACTTCGGGACGCCCTACAGCAACGGTGCCTTCTTGTCGCCCATGGTTGGCCCCGAGCACAATGGTGGTACCATGTCTCCGATGCCATACAACGGTGCTGCTGAGCCGTCCATTGTCGAACAATCTCCACCAATGTCGATGATGGGCCGTCCTGGCTCTGCTGAAGTCTACggtggcggccatgatgcttctTGTGCCGTCTCGGAGGACGGCACGAGTCTAAATGAGATGTATTCCAAGCACACAATCAACCTGCCCATGCATGGTCAGTCTCCAAACAACTTTGTACACCCGCAACAGGGCGATCTTGATATGGATCAGCTAGTTCAGTTTGATCATGTCGAGCCTGTCAGCTTGTCACCGGAGTCTGTTGCGCACCCTACATGA